The following are from one region of the Candidatus Krumholzibacteriia bacterium genome:
- a CDS encoding HEAT repeat domain-containing protein — protein MDRTARDLVQLLRSPDGNLRLAALRVVTALELRHKSVLEAIAASLESETEAVRIQALQGLAQLGPATAVDLVAPMLLESGAVRQVAARVLALGGAAAVPALRRQYAKADHHGKRAIASTLAEIGGTTVFDFLLRRMAEEELELAKHLTQCLRGLLGRLPAPARLAALRGVHKFLREPRTKKSPHALVGCLILLGGVSEPKAVEAARRVLFEALAAAQPEAVRRNAAISLAHLPVQPKESKTLLVKLLPFLGEKEWSPAPQHLLPLLQKLELEPGVRLALLPLLRQSPHEAVRLHVLERLRGVDKPEAVRAVVPFLSAEHPRLREAAEATLKTMPGAIGMLFALLVGSPAGETAQRVQWVLRAYPDGARKKYAAVAAEKALELFEKGKPGAEVFLDFASSAEPAALQKRVTARIESVKRGSSRERWQRLASLYELLDARNLLAGAQRYDYGLALLRASRKDVQQKERHADPSLQVLTRLARHDGAALVRALAAEKGLGAEDYYYLGFHWSEGPEELRGHGAALLEHLASRYPRHKLRRAAQHKLDLLGRGGGAA, from the coding sequence GTGGACCGTACCGCCCGCGACCTGGTGCAACTGCTCCGTTCTCCCGACGGGAACCTGCGTCTCGCGGCGCTGCGCGTGGTCACGGCGCTGGAGCTGCGGCACAAATCGGTCTTGGAAGCCATCGCCGCCAGCCTCGAGTCGGAGACCGAGGCGGTGCGGATCCAGGCACTGCAAGGTCTCGCCCAGCTCGGTCCGGCGACCGCGGTGGATCTGGTGGCACCGATGCTCCTGGAATCGGGAGCGGTCCGGCAAGTCGCCGCCCGCGTCCTGGCTCTGGGCGGCGCGGCCGCGGTGCCGGCGCTACGGCGCCAGTATGCCAAGGCCGATCACCACGGCAAGCGCGCCATCGCTTCCACCCTCGCAGAGATCGGCGGGACGACGGTCTTCGACTTCCTGCTGCGCCGCATGGCGGAAGAAGAGCTGGAGCTGGCGAAACATCTCACCCAGTGCCTACGTGGCCTCCTCGGCCGGCTGCCCGCGCCGGCTCGCCTCGCGGCGCTGCGGGGAGTGCACAAGTTCCTGCGCGAGCCGCGGACGAAGAAGAGCCCGCATGCCCTCGTCGGTTGCTTGATCCTCCTGGGCGGCGTCAGCGAGCCCAAAGCGGTGGAGGCAGCGCGGCGTGTTCTCTTCGAGGCGCTGGCGGCGGCGCAGCCCGAGGCGGTGCGGCGCAACGCGGCGATCTCCCTCGCCCACCTGCCCGTCCAGCCCAAGGAGTCCAAGACCCTGCTGGTGAAGCTGTTGCCCTTCCTCGGCGAGAAGGAGTGGAGCCCGGCGCCGCAGCACCTGCTGCCCTTGCTGCAGAAGCTCGAGCTCGAGCCGGGGGTCAGGCTGGCACTGCTCCCGTTGCTGCGCCAAAGCCCGCACGAGGCAGTGCGACTCCACGTGCTCGAGCGCCTGCGCGGCGTCGACAAGCCGGAGGCGGTGCGGGCCGTCGTGCCCTTCCTGAGCGCCGAGCACCCGCGCCTGCGCGAAGCCGCCGAGGCCACGCTCAAGACCATGCCGGGGGCGATCGGCATGCTCTTCGCGCTCCTCGTCGGTTCGCCGGCGGGCGAGACGGCGCAGCGCGTGCAGTGGGTGCTGCGTGCGTACCCCGATGGGGCACGGAAGAAGTACGCCGCGGTCGCCGCCGAAAAAGCCTTGGAGCTGTTCGAGAAGGGCAAGCCGGGGGCAGAGGTGTTCCTCGACTTCGCGAGCAGCGCCGAGCCGGCGGCGCTGCAGAAGCGGGTGACGGCGCGCATCGAGAGCGTCAAACGGGGCAGCTCGCGCGAGCGCTGGCAGCGCCTGGCGAGCCTGTACGAGCTCCTCGACGCCCGCAACCTCCTCGCCGGCGCGCAGCGCTACGACTATGGTCTGGCGCTGCTGCGCGCCAGCCGCAAGGACGTGCAGCAGAAGGAGCGGCACGCCGATCCGTCGCTGCAGGTTCTGACGCGCCTGGCGCGTCACGATGGTGCCGCACTCGTCCGCGCCCTGGCGGCGGAGAAGGGGCTCGGGGCCGAGGACTACTACTACCTCGGCTTCCATTGGAGCGAGGGTCCGGAAGAGCTGCGTGGCCACGGGGCGGCGTTGCTCGAACATCTGGCGAGCCGCTACCCGCGGCACAAGCTGCGCCGCGCCGCGCAGCACAAGCTCGACCTCCTCGGTCGGGGCGGCGGCGCGGCATGA